A portion of the Homalodisca vitripennis isolate AUS2020 chromosome 2, UT_GWSS_2.1, whole genome shotgun sequence genome contains these proteins:
- the LOC124353629 gene encoding zinc finger homeobox protein 4 isoform X4 has translation MPSPILGDTSLDEGDSCAENRRKRKRKREDDMSPEDETTASPPAGIIAGRDEDERRMSSPPSGSKFIHDQIPGTTRLSEDCLDQTVVQHRSNEMTVTEDVRESMEKARTKESYAEDSWGTSDVEKFDGKIVYNPDGSAYIIEDSELSEDDTELPQLIGDGCIVDGRGVNLSQFQVFPQIANAFYVSRNPSLYNALYGNSAYSNKLLPDKKIVPEIPIMHSYRVYTVRDNKSGGEKPESLEVKKSGKDCSSVPVKPILMCFICKLSFGYAKSFVAHAMGDHNVVLREDEKDILGHKNASAIIQCVGKEKEPLVSFLEPVSPVIGLGGDKQPQSSVTMSRTSPSSAYGDMIPKTSTSDGHGSSECGEDKMCLDDSEQHVQSLQVPETSVSLPQNGSSSNNNNFNSRLMSNMNCVMDLTRKSPVSASVASSGNNGRSSVSPGASPSPGSTLSPLLSQTMGYPQPPPNFLTGTTIGVCPDHMGGRPSGVECAKCELILSSSRLGGIGGPLAGMHSRNSCKTLKCPKCNWHYKYQETLEIHMKEKHPEAETSCIYCIAGQPHPRLARGETYTCGYKPYRCEVCNYSTTTKGNLSIHMQSDKHLNNMQELQNGGVPNDMSQHPTTPPQHHSKPAGMSSPGAHHHPHHHHSPISSGQSQKPKPTFRCDVCNYETNVARNLRIHMTSEKHTHNMMVLQQNVKHMQTLSAIQQSHHQQLNFESLLHFHPGLTLPGDKPPPHTEAALADMAYNQALLIQMMTGGQMPPHIPPELAPHMDMGLNPETMEPPPEPADPNPDHLFQCCVCNVFASDSLEQLSHHLSADRTKIREQEILAVVAGHYVCKLCTYKTNLKANFQLHCKTDKHLQRLQHVNHVKEGGPRNEWKLKYVSSPGVVQVRCHACDYYTNSAHKLQLHAAGQRHEASSLLFRHLNSADGPRIFHCALCGFSSRAKLPLLQHVRSMKHLQMEQIHQLQRRSEGKELQTDIGEVFQILSPPPEPEQEQERAEAHMRDSSRERKLSTPTIPSETQSQSMMETTEDKSSGDTHMCPYCNYSSNSEMRIQAHVLAQHSQNERPSSASSPARDFLCPLCQDGFRDRPQLEKHVMQIHSVNSEGLQRLLMLVDQSHWLNSTSRSTTQQTPPGHHHSPSSVASSSGSKEQERPAQAEGSREDEKEDAQNLSASEEQVEDENKCQTCHKSFRNIDELCQHQNETGHLELKQTPSGPGYLCWKKGCNQYFQTAHSLQMHFREIHARGGNSTPAVAVSEKHVYKYRCSQCSLAFKTMEKLQLHSQYHLIRDATKCVLCGRSFRSILALHKHVETSHPELTEEELMAYKQSLMNNPLLLAGISGQILDPSTNELLKKESMKVDSDEAMEIDDSPGKDNMDESANQAGDGENSDDSLVYKEQQFLEDYLNSPAIAEDSYNDPNRKYKCHRCKVAFTRQSYLTGHNKTLLHRKGEKLSYPMEKYLDPNRPYKCDVCKESFTQKNILLVHYNSVSHLHKLKRAMQEQQQNNNNNPAVSPQTAASVAAAALAATLGVAPGQLTPKTSTLTEEDDKKPYKCNICKVAYSQGSTLDIHMRSVLHQTRASKLQDLAITGQIDLSKPLIEQPEPQKAQDQHKKLIQDILGSSPKNSSLLTSPPSSGSGASQAPGSSPGSGGLVPSSISSTPNLTSVPTSIANNTSNSPSSVIPSPTQQGMVSCQRCSALFGNQEQLTTHQQLYCMFGSPMTMFPPLPTPPSSASNTLTQSLSSPSNKTPPPNPMTPLTEDTFPRISIPSKKSSQMYKHLLESFGFDLVMQFNENHQRRQRKEREENEKLMAEISSTTPAVEEMEVQVSTAVSEQPEAPPPEPEVEVKMEEEPPTVDLPEVAKSTCQHCNKEFSSVWVLKAHCEEVHRDLVPLDFLEKYAQQFKCEYEKKSVPTSSSTATTNTTVTSTTAANTDVTPEKDEDNKEAIHAKIGLSQSQSTPPEMATAPSTPTASSTPASSTDSLPSTLNNTIAAVAAGMGGSNPTATNLTMSLAQQMNEMQAALNVMAASQLQQQLQQFNPMMMGMAGLGMGLPLGLNMPALAAMNLQPPLVPMMMPPPPFDPMVGLGQGFSPQGTGLDTAALLAKQQQHLLQQQQQVVNASQQKRARTRITDDQLKILRAHFDINNSPSEDQIHEMAGQSGLPPKVIKHWFRNTLFKERQRNKDSPYNFNNPPSTTLNLEEYEKTGEAKVMPLNSSGSSTSTEEPATPAKETPKTPPAVKPTPPPPPPPPPAPQQLPASPMQPPHKSGQQQSQMQQQKQQHSPIQLQNPFNPQPQQFPHPPDAIKKEPREPMSQQQLDEQKFNNMLMEAEQRLKREMVDEKPNIYQGQVMSPPSPNMNERMNIIPARSTSPENLTLTSIISSQLGPESMGMNTPNQMAVSHSNMLPPKLTPPNFTSPNHMSPAGMPLTPTSRSMSPGRSGSADCFSHAMLGGNNGNNSANSSGKRANRTRFTDYQIKVLQEFFENNAYPKDDDLEYLSKLLNLSPRVIVVWFQNARQKARKVYENQPPVDPAPGLDDAGAGRFQRTPGLNYQCKKCLLVFQRYYELIRHQKTHCFKEEDAKRSAQAQAAAAQIAAVLSSEDSNSSTIVEQNQQNQLANLVGLNTSSNPSTPAAPMTPTPSQSMYPPSPVPPSTPTPDAKDSSFQCDNCNLVFPRFDLWREHQLVHIMNPNLFPSYPPDSPFGILQQHAQMQQQQQQQQQQQQQQQQQLQQQQQHQHQTSQQQQQHHLNNIVADLSMNPSVANQHPLISMLTANKKKFDEFEEMNERAQVGGGENEQPKDKRLRTTILPEQLDYLYQKYQVESNPSRKMLENIAREVGLKKRVVQVWFQNTRARERKGQFRAHSQVINKRCPFCPALFKVKSALESHLTTKHADQCSRGEINIDALPDEELSMESSHSFSSSQLGEAGSKMSQSFGSNQSSQSMIPPMFPPFHGNMEDSLKKYYEESMKRYISELQAHHVTQNGAVTKEGLPSDLRVKTEGNGRAGESTGDCPLDLSKPVDLSRPIKMNLDHDIRAMMGDPGPLTDLSERSFCEDDSMSECTDNFDDESNPTSPASSTQSRTPGQGGNKRYRTQMSSLQVKCMKSLFNDYKTPTMAECEMLGREIGLPKRVVQVWFQNARAKEKKNKLALQKVLGTNDPDIQRLPEECKLCQFKYSHKYSVQDHIFTKKHIDVVKAYLESRMSKSELSGNASDSEFTVPPVPTMSEVNHNNNNTSQQQQMAQLQMLQMAGLPLPSAQAMAMAASKMDAKDQQQPSAEDMALLHQLYGLGLGFPQGFVQSAMLSATGL, from the exons ATGCCATCTCCCATCCTCGGCGACACGTCGCTAGACGAAGGGGACAGCTGTGCCGAGAACAGGAGGAAGAGGAAAAGGAAAAGAGAAGACGATATGAGTCCGGAAGACGAGACCACTGCTTCACCCCCTGCTGGGATCATCGCCGGGAGAGACGAAGACGAGAGGAGGATGTCGTCGCCGCCCTCCGGGAGCAAGTTCATCCACGATCAGATCCCGGGGACGACGAGGCTGTCGGAAGACTGTTTAGACCAGACTGTAGTACAACATCGATCCAACGAAATGACTGTGACAGAGGACGTCCGCGAGAGTATGGAGAAGGCGAGGACGAAGGAGTCGTACGCCGAAGACTCGTGGGGCACCAGTGACGTGGAAAAGTTTGACGGCAAGATCGTCTACAACCCGGACGGATCCGCTTACATCATCGAGGACAGCGAGTTGAGCGAGGACGACACCGAACTCCCTCAGCTGATCGGCGACGGTTGTATCGTGGACGGACGAGGCGTCAACCTTTCCCAGTTCCAGGTGTTCCCACAGATAGCTAACGCTTTCTACGTGTCTCGGAACCCGTCTCTGTACAACGCTCTATACGGCAACTCGGCCTATTCCAACAAGCTTCTCCCCGACAAGAAGATAGTTCCTGAGATACCCATCATGCACAGCTACAGGGTGTACACGGTACGTGACAACAAGAGTGGTGGGGAGAAGCCGGAAAGCCTGGAAGTCAAGAAGTCCGGCAAGGACTGTTCTTCAGTTCCTGTCAAACCtatattaatgtgttttatatgtaaactgtCTTTCGGTTATGCCAAGTCTTTTGTCGCTCACGCGATGGGGGATCATAACGTGGTGTTGAGGGAGGACGAAAAGGACATTTTGGGTCATAAGAACGCTTCGGCCATCATCCAGTGTGTGGGGAAGGAGAAGGAGCCTCTGGTTTCCTTCCTGGAGCCGGTATCACCGGTGATAGGGTTGGGCGGTGACAAGCAGCCGCAGTCCTCGGTGACGATGAGTCGAACATCCCCGTCGTCCGCATACGGCGATATGATCCCCAAGACTTCGACGAGTGACGGTCACGGTTCCTCGGAGTGCGGTGAAGACAAAATGTGTTTGGACGATTCGGAGCAACACGTCCAGAGTCTACAAGTTCCTGAGACTTCGGTCTCCCTACCTCAAAACGGTAgttctagtaataataataattttaacagtagATTGATGAGTAATATGAATTGTGTTATGGACTTGACTCGAAAGAGTCCCGTTTCGGCTTCGGTCGCTTCCTCCGGCAACAACGGACGGAGCAGTGTGTCACCCGGGGCCAGTCCTTCACCGGGCTCCACGCTCAGTCCTTTGCTGTCACAAACTATGGGATACCCCCAGCCGCCTCCCAATTTCCTAACGGGGACGACGATAGGAGTGTGTCCCGACCACATGGGCGGCCGCCCCAGTGGGGTCGAGTGTGCCAAGTGTGAGCTCATACTCAGTTCCTCGCGGCTCGGAGGCATAGGAGGCCCTCTGGCCGGCATGCACTCCCGCAATTCCTGCAAAACCCTGAAATGTCCGAAATGCAACTGGCATTACAAATACCAAGAGACACTGGAAATCCACATGAAAGAGAAACACCCCGAGGCCGAGACCTCGTGCATTTATTGCATCGCCGGTCAACCCCATCCCAGACTGGCACGGGGAGAGACCTACACCTGCGGATACAAACCTTACCGCTGCGAGGTCTGCAACTACTCCACGACCACCAAAGGTAATCTCAGCATCCACATGCAGTCGGATAAACACCTGAACAACATGCAAGAACTGCAGAACGGTGGAGTGCCCAACGACATGTCCCAACACCCCACGACCCCGCCCCAACATCACAGCAAACCGGCGGGTATGTCGAGTCCGGGGGCTCACCATCACCCGCACCACCATCACAGTCCCATCAGCAGTGGGCAGAGTCAGAAGCCCAAGCCCACCTTCAGGTGCGACGTGTGTAACTACGAGACTAACGTGGCGAGAAACCTCCGGATCCACATGACCAGCGAGAAACACACGCACAACATGATGGTGCTGCAGCAGAACGTGAAGCACATGCAGACTCTGAGCGCTATTCAGCAGTCCCACCACCAACAGTTGAACTTCGAGTCCTTGCTGCATTTCCATCCTGGGCTGACTCTTCCTGGAGACAAACCGCCCCCTCACACGGAGGCGGCACTGGCGGACATGGCTTACAACCAAGCGCTGCTCATACAGATGATGACAGGAGGTCAGATGCCTCCACACATACCTCCGGAGCTGGCACCTCACATGGACATGGGGTTGAATCCGGAAACCATGGAGCCCCCTCCGGAGCCCGCCGACCCCAACCCGGACCACCTCTTCCAGTGTTGTGTGTGCAACGTGTTCGCCAGCGACTCTTTGGAGCAACTGTCCCACCACCTCTCCGCTGATCGCACAAAGATCAGAGAACAAGAGATCCTCGCAGTGGTGGCCGGACACTACGTCTGCAAGCTCTGTACTTACAAGACCAACCTGAAGGCCAACTTCCAACTGCACTGTAAGACCGACAAGCACTTGCAGAGGCTCCAGCACGTCAACCACGTCAAAGAGGGTGGTCCCAGGAACGAGTGGAAGTTGAAGTACGTTTCTTCACCCGGTGTGGTCCAAGTGAGATGCCACGCTTGTGACTACTACACCAACTCTGCGCACAAGTTGCAACTGCACGCTGCAGGACAGCGACACGAGGCCAGTTCTTTACTCTTCAGACACCTCAATTCTGCAGACGGTCCGAGGATCTTCCACTGCGCCCTCTGTGGGTTCTCATCCCGCGCGAAGCTGCCTCTGCTGCAGCACGTGCGTTCCATGAAACATCTCCAGATGGAGCAGATCCACCAGCTCCAGCGGCGCAGTGAGGGAAAGGAACTCCAGACCGACATCGGAGAGGTCTTCCAGATTCTCAGTCCCCCGCCTGAGCCTGAACAGGAGCAAG AACGAGCCGAGGCTCACATGAGGGACAGCAGCCGCGAGAGGAAGCTATCGACCCCAACGATACCATCTGAGACCCAGTCCCAAAGCATGATGGAAACGACCGAAGACAAATCCAGTGGAGACACCCATATGTGTCCTTATTGCAACTACTCTAGCAATTCGGAAATGAGGATCCAAGCACACGTGTTGGCCCAACATTCCCAGAACGAGAGACCATCCTCGGCTTCCTCTCCTGCTAGGGACTTCTTGTGCCCTCTTTGTCAGGATGGATTCCGGGACCGGCCACAGTTAGAGAAGCACGTGATGCAGATTCACAGCGTCAACTCGGAGGGTCTCCAAAGACTTCTGATGTTGGTAGACCAGTCTCACTGGCTCAACAGCACATCTAGATCCACCACACAACAGACGCCTCCAGGCCACCATCATAGCCCATCGTCGGTGGCGTCTTCCTCTGGCAGCAAAGAACAAGAGAGGCCTGCTCAGGCGGAGGGGTCCAGAGAAGATGAAAAGGAAGACGCGCAGAATCTATCAGCGAGTGAAGAACAAGTCGAGGACGAGAATAAATGTCAGACATGCCATAAAAGCTTTAGAAACATCGATGAATTGTGTCAGCATCAGAATGAAACGGGTCATCTTGAATTGAAACAAACTCCGAGTGGTCCTGGATACCTGTGTTGGAAGAAAGGTTGTAATCAATACTTCCAAACTGCACACAGCCTTCAGATGCATTTTCGGGAGATTCACGCACGAGGGGGCAATTCCACTCCGGCCGTAGCTGTGTCAGAGAAGCACGTGTACAAATACAGGTGCAGTCAATGCAGTTTGGCCTTTAAGACTATGGAAAAACTACAATTGCATTCTCAATATCATCTTATAAGGGATGCGACCAAGTGCGTTTTATGTGGAAGAAGTTTTAGATCAATTCTGGCTTTGCATAAGCACGTTGAGACTTCTCACCCTGAGTTGACAGAAGAAGAACTGATGGCTTATAAGCAGAGTTTGATGAACAATCCCCTTCTTTTAGCAGGTATAAGTGGCCAGATCTTAGATCCGTCCACCAATGAACTGCTGAAAAAAGAGAGCATGAAAGTGGATTCTGATGAGGCAATGGAGATTGATGACAGTCCTGGTAAAGATAACATGGACGAATCTGCAAACCAAGCTGGTGATGGCGAAAACAGTGACGATTCCCTTGTATATAAAGAACAACAGTTTCTTGAAGACTATTTAAATAGTCCAGCGATTGCTGAAGACAGTTACAACGATcctaacagaaaatataaatgcCATCGCTGCAAAGTCGCCTTTACCCGTCAGAGCTATTTGACTGGACATAACAAAACCTTATTACACAGAAAGGGTGAGAAGTTAAGTTATCCGATGGAGAAGTACTTGGATCCTAATAGACCGTATAAGTGTGACGTATGCAAAGAGTCATTTACCCAAAAAAATATTCTCTTGGTTCATTATAATTCAGTTAGCCATTTGCACAAACTGAAACGAGCTATGCAAGAGCAACAgcagaacaataacaataatccTGCAGTTTCCCCGCAGACGGCAGCTTCCGTAGCAGCAGCAGCCCTTGCGGCTACTCTGGGGGTCGCTCCGGGTCAGTTGACTCCTAAAACTTCTACTCTGACGGAGGAAGACGATAAGAAGCCTTACAAGTGTAACATTTGCAAAGTTGCGTATAGTCAAGGATCGACTTTAGATATTCACATGAGATCAGTTTTGCATCAAACAAGAGCATCTAAGCTACAAGATCTCGCCATAACTGGACAAATCGATTTAAGTAAACCACTGATTGAACAGCCTGAACCACAAAAAGCTCAAGATCAACATAAGAAATTAATTCAAGATATTTTAGGGTCTTCTCCCAAGAACTCTTCTCTTCTGACATCTCCTCCGTCTTCTGGAAGTGGTGCGTCTCAGGCGCCTGGTTCGTCTCCAGGGTCTGGTGGTTTAGTTCCTTCTTCTATTTCTTCGACACCGAATTTGACATCAGTTCCTACTAGCATAGCTAATAATACTTCGAATTCGCCTTCATCTGTGATACCGTCCCCCACCCAACAAGGCATGGTGTCCTGCCAGAGGTGCAGTGCCCTATTTGGTAACCAAGAACAACTGACAACTCACCAACAATTATACTGTATGTTCGGCAGTCCAATGACAATGTTTCCTCCACTGCCTACACCACCTTCATCCGCGTCTAACACGCTCACTCAGTCTCTTTCTTCACCTTCCAACAAGACGCCTCCTCCCAACCCCATGACACCTCTTACCGAGGACACGTTCCCGAGAATATCGATCCCGTCAAAGAAATCGTCTCAGATGTACAAGCATCTACTAGAAAGTTTTGGATTCGATCTCGTCATGCAGTTCAACGAAAACCATCAAAGAAGACAGAGAAAGGAGAGAGAAGAGAACGAAAAATTGATGGCAGAAATATCCTCGACCACGCCCGCCGTAGAAGAGATGGAGGTCCAAGTGTCAACAGCCGTGTCAGAGCAGCCGGAAGCACCGCCTCCGGAGCCGGAAGTGGAAGTAAAAATGGAGGAGGAACCACCCACAGTGGATCTCCCCGAAGTGGCGAAGTCGACCTGCCAACATTGCAACAAGGAGTTCTCGAGTGTCTGGGTGTTGAAAGCGCATTGTGAAGAGGTACATCGTGATCTAGTGCCCCTCGACTTCTTAGAAAAATACGCGCAGCAATTTAAATGTGAATACGAAAAGAAATCTGTGCCGACCTCGTCGAGCACCGCTACGACAAACACCACGGTGACATCGACCACCGCGGCGAACACTGACGTGACGCCGGAGAAAGATGAGGACAACAAGGAGGCGATCCACGCCAAGATCGGTCTCTCACAGAGTCAGTCCACGCCGCCCGAGATGGCGACTGCCCCCAGCACTCCCACGGCCTCCTCCACGCCAGCTTCCAGCACGGACTCACTACCCTCCACGCTGAACAACACCATCGCGGCCGTCGCTGCCGGCATGGGAGGCAGCAATCCCACTGCCACCAATCTCACCATGTCGTTGGCCCAGCAGATGAATGAGATGCAGGCCGCTCTCAACGTGATGGCCGCATCACAGTTGCAACAGCAGTTGCAGCAGTTTAACCCCATGATGATGGGAATGGCCGGTCTCGGAATGGGACTTCCTCTGGGACTCAACATGCCGGCGCTCGCGGCCATGAACCTCCAGCCTCCACTGGTCCCCATGATGATGCCGCCGCCGCCCTTCGACCCCATGGTCGGTCTGGGTCAGGGATTTTCCCCGCAGGGCACTGGACTCGACACGGCCGCTCTTCTAGCCAAACAGCAGCAGCATCTTCTGCAGCAGCAACAGCAAGTG GTGAATGCCTCGCAGCAGAAACGCGCCCGCACTCGCATTACCGACGACCAGCTCAAAATCCTGCGCGCTCATTTCGACATCAACAACTCGCCGTCGGAAGATCAAATTCATGAGATGGCCGGACAGAGTGGGCTTCCGCCTAAAGTCATAAAACACTGGTTCCGAAACACCTTATTCAAGGAACGACAGAGGAATAAAGATTCTCCTTACAATTTCAACAACCCGCCGTCAACGACTCTGAATCTGGAAGAGTACGAGAAGACGGGGGAAGCTAAAGTGATGCCGCTGAACAGCAGTGGGAGTAGTACTAGCACGGAGGAGCCTGCCACCCCGGCTAAGGAAACGCCGAAAACACCTCCGGCCGTAAAACCTACCCCGCCGCCCCCACCGCCGCCGCCCCCGGCCCCGCAACAACTGCCGGCATCACCGATGCAACCCCCTCATAAAAGCGGGCAACAGCAATCCCAAATGCAgcaacaaaaacaacaacattctCCCATTCAGCTGCAAAACCCATTCAATCCCCAGCCTCAGCAGTTCCCTCACCCTCCTGACGCCATAAAGAAAGAACCCAGAGAACCTATGAGCCAGCAGCAACTTGACGAGCAGAAATTTAACAACATGCTCATGGAAGCTGAACAGAGGCTGAAACGAGAGATGGTTGATGAAAAACCCAACATTTATCAAGGTCAAGTCATGTCCCCACCGAGCCCAAACATGAATGAACGAATGAATATTATACCTGCGAGAAGTACCTCTCCAGAAAATTTGACGTTGACTTCCATTATTTCTTCACAGCTCGGGCCAGAATCTATGGGCATGAACACCCCGAACCAGATGGCCGTTTCTCACTCCAACATGCTCCCACCGAAATTGACTCCACCAAATTTCACCTCACCCAATCACATGTCTCCTGCCGGTATGCCGTTGACACCGACATCTAGAAGTATGAGCCCCGGAAGGTCGGGTTCTGCAGACTGCTTCAGTCACGCCATGCTGGGAGGAAACAACGGAAATAACTCTGCCAACTCGAGTGGAAAACGAGCAAACAGGACCAGATTTACTGACTACCAGATTAAAGTTTTACAAGAGTTCTTTGAAAATAATGCCTATCCCAAGGATGACGATCTCGAGTATCTTTCGAAACTTCTCAATCTTAGTCCTAGAGTTATAGTTGTTTGGTTTCAAAACGCAAGGCAGAAGGCAAGGAAAGTGTATGAAAACCAACCTCCTGTAGATCCAGCACCTGGATTAGATGATGCCGGAGCAGGAAGATTCCAGAGAACACCAGGTTTGAACTACCAATGTAAGAAATGTCTTCTCGTGTTTCAAAGATACTACGAGTTGATTAGACACCAGAAAACTCACTGTTTCAAGGAAGAAGATGCAAAGCGATCAGCCCAAGCACAAGCTGCTGCTGCACAAATTGCTGCAGTGTTGTCTTCCGAAGACTCAAACTCCAGCACGATCGTGGAGCAGAACCAACAGAACCAATTGGCTAACTTGGTCGGATTGAATACATCTAGTAATCCGTCTACTCCAGCAGCTCCCATGACGCCGACCCCTTCTCAGTCAATGTACCCTCCGTCCCCTGTTCCACCAAGCACGCCTACACCTGACGCCAAAGATAGTTCTTTTCAATGTGATAATTGCAACTTAGTTTTTCCTAGATTTGATCTCTGGAGGGAACACCAACTTGTCCATATAATGAATCCTAACCTCTTCCCGTCATATCCACCAGACAGTCCTTTTGGAATTCTTCAACAACATGCGCAAATGCAACAGCAGCAGCAGCAACAACAACAGCAACAGCAGCAGCAACAACAACAGTTACAACAACAGCAGCAACACCAACACCAAACCTCACAGCAGCAGCAACAACatcatttaaataacattgttgCAGACCTTTCAATGAATCCTAGTGTAGCTAATCAACACCCTTTGATCTCAATGTTGACTGCTAATAAAAAGAAGTTTGATGAATTTGAAGAAATGAATGAGAGAGCCCAAGTGGGGGGTGGCGAAAACGAACAGCCGAAAGACAAAAGGTTGCGAACTACTATACTACCAGAACAGTTGGATTATTTGTATCAGAAATACCAAGTTGAAAGTAATCCTTCTAGGAAAATGTTGGAGAATATTGCAAGAGAAGTGGGCTTGAAGAAGCGAGTGGTCCAAGTTTGGTTCCAGAATACAAGAGCACGAGAACGTAAAGGTCAATTCCGGGCTCATTCGCAAGTCATCAACAAACGATGCCCATTTTGTCCAGCGCTATTCAAGGTGAAATCCGCTTTAGAAAGCCACCTCACAACAAAGCACGCTGACCAATGTAGTAGAGGGGAAATAAATATTGACGCGTTACCAGACGAGGAACTGAGCATGGAGTCCTCTCATTCCTTCTCATCGTCTCAGCTGGGTGAAGCAGGGTCAAAGATGTCTCAAAGTTTCGGTTCAAACCAATCGAGCCAGAGTATGATCCCTCCTATGTTTCCCCCTTTTCATGGCAACATGGAAGATTCTCTGAAAAAGTACTACGAAGAATCCATGAAAAGGTACATAAGTGAGCTTCAAGCTCATCACGTCACGCAGAACGGTGCCGTGACAAAAGAAGGCTTGCCGTCAGATCTCAGAGTAAAGACTGAGGGAAACGGACGAGCTGGAGAGAGTACAGGAGACTGCCCTTTGGACCTGAGCAAGCCGGTGGACTTGAGCAGGCCAATCAAGATGAATCTAGACCACGATATCCGAGCTATGATGGGAGATCCTGGTCCTTTAACCGATTTGAGTGAGAGGAGTTTCTGTGAAGACGACAGTATGTCCGAGTGTACAGATAACTTTGACGATGAGAGCAACCCAACGTCTCCGGCCTCAAGCACCCAGAGTAGAACACCGGGTCAGGGAGGAAACAAGAGATACAGAACTCAAATGAGTAGCCTCCAAGTGAAATGCATGAAGTCTCTGTTCAACGATTACAAGACACCGACAATGGCTGAGTGTGAAATGTTAGGAAGAGAAATCGGTTTGCCCAAGCGAGTTGTCCAGGTGTGGTTCCAGAATGCAAGAGCCAAAGAGAAGAAGAACAAACTAGCGCTGCAGAAAGTCCTAGGAACGAACGATCCGGACATCCAGAGACTACCAGAAGAATGTAAGCTCTGCCAATTCAAGTACTCCCACAAGTACTCGGTGCAGGACCACATATTTACGAAGAAGCACATTGACGTCGTGAAAGCCTACCTAGAGAGTCGGATGTCGAAGAGCGAGTTGTCCGGTAATGCGAGCGACAGCGAGTTTACGGTTCCACCGGTCCCGACAATGTCCGAGGTCaaccacaacaacaacaacacgAGCCAGCAACAGCAGATGGCGCAACTACAGATGCTGCAGATGGCGGGACTCCCTCTGCCCTCGGCCCAAGCCATGGCGATGGCCGCCTCCAAAATGGACGCTAAAGACCAGCAGCAGCCCAGTGCCGAAGACATGGCCCTCCTGCACCAACTGTACGGTCTCGGACTCGGCTTCCCCCAAGGCTTCGTGCAATCCGCTATGCTATCTGCGACCG